The Nitrospira sp. genome contains a region encoding:
- a CDS encoding tetratricopeptide repeat protein, producing the protein METPAPISPQTEAATDQPMSPDEEIAAIETLLASEPDDFQARCRLGELYFSKGRLDDALAEVKKAIEMAESLRTEMNRSLAMYYANLGTIYATKNMTDEAEAEFRHALEVFPHDVLALFNLGRLYADNKKYMEAKNYYERLVEMTPEDPIAWYNLAGVYIELDNPQVSDYNTIDMGIQCYLRTLELDPKHLESSFKLMEIALNHKKTDLAIRVMESAVEHNPDEPLAYYNLISVYDKCKLFEQAEETRKRLKDRFAKKTKDNPRS; encoded by the coding sequence ATGGAAACGCCTGCACCAATATCACCGCAGACAGAGGCCGCCACTGATCAGCCCATGTCGCCGGACGAAGAAATCGCTGCGATCGAAACGTTATTGGCGAGCGAACCTGACGACTTTCAGGCTCGCTGCCGACTCGGCGAATTGTACTTCAGTAAAGGGCGGCTCGATGACGCCTTGGCGGAAGTCAAAAAAGCGATTGAGATGGCCGAATCCCTTCGCACAGAGATGAATCGTTCGCTGGCTATGTACTATGCGAACCTCGGAACGATCTACGCGACCAAGAACATGACCGATGAGGCCGAGGCGGAATTTCGGCATGCCCTGGAGGTCTTCCCACATGACGTCCTGGCGCTGTTCAACCTCGGGCGGCTCTACGCGGACAACAAGAAGTACATGGAAGCGAAGAACTATTACGAGCGTCTGGTCGAGATGACCCCGGAGGACCCGATTGCTTGGTATAATCTCGCGGGGGTCTATATCGAGTTGGATAACCCCCAAGTGTCCGATTACAACACGATCGACATGGGGATTCAGTGTTATCTTCGCACGTTGGAGCTGGACCCCAAACATTTGGAGTCAAGCTTCAAGCTGATGGAAATCGCCCTGAATCATAAGAAGACCGATTTGGCGATCCGGGTCATGGAGAGCGCGGTCGAGCACAATCCGGATGAGCCGCTCGCGTACTACAATCTCATCAGCGTCTATGACAAATGCAAGCTCTTTGAGCAGGCGGAAGAGACTCGAAAACGGTTGAAAGATCGGTTTGCCAAGAAGACAAAGGACAATCCACGGTCCTGA
- the tatA gene encoding twin-arginine translocase TatA/TatE family subunit, with protein sequence MFGSLGFTELILILMIVLIIFGAGKLPQLGEGLGKAIKGFKKSVHEADQIEADAQTAAQQATAPNAINAAPTQNAALNQPSGATVQPAPRS encoded by the coding sequence ATGTTTGGGAGTCTAGGGTTCACCGAGCTGATCCTCATCCTCATGATCGTGTTGATTATCTTCGGCGCGGGGAAATTACCGCAATTGGGCGAAGGGCTCGGCAAAGCGATCAAGGGATTCAAGAAGTCCGTCCATGAGGCGGACCAGATCGAGGCTGACGCTCAGACGGCGGCGCAACAGGCGACGGCACCCAACGCGATAAACGCGGCTCCTACCCAGAATGCCGCATTGAATCAGCCCAGTGGGGCTACGGTACAGCCGGCTCCACGCTCCTAG
- a CDS encoding radical SAM protein, translating to MKVSLLFPPTWHPSQPYLSLPSLTGFLRQGGISDVSQRDLGIELLDMVLTRNYAEEVYQRLIAKQRELERNQTGETGAGSREHYVKVTDSLDRFSYLVDRIELAKETLRSEGFYDPDAYRASLFMIDKWLELVSSVYFPTRLTVVDNQFGNYSIYSSKDLMRVVRDEAQNPYISLFRERFIPSIIKSRPDLIGVSITATSQIIPGLTLCRLIKEADPDLHLTIGGSIFTRLVDNIRRCPSLFELTDDIVVFEGETALLELVNQLAGKKDYSKVPNLIYRHNGKITVNQPFYSENVNQLPAPNYDGFPLDRYLSPEPVLPVQFSRGCYYKDCAFCALTLDHQNFRQKDPGRTIEELQWLKQRYGARHFFFTDECFALAPTKRLCQQMIDKQLDIKWTCEMRFEKNLSRELLASMRDAGCLKIVFGLESFNQRIMDFMKKGIKQEWVRRVADDCVDLGIAVHCYIIVGFPTEKEEEALETMNFVVENKKLHGSYGFSCQPCLFDLEKEAPIMSDPGGYGIRRIMRPSAEDLSLGFFYEVQEGMTPDEAERLYQYVYERISEVVCELPFNYAMADGLLYISRAKEGAEQAPLAAR from the coding sequence ATGAAAGTCTCCCTGCTTTTCCCTCCGACGTGGCATCCCTCTCAGCCGTATCTCAGCCTGCCGTCTCTCACGGGATTTTTGCGCCAGGGTGGGATTTCGGATGTCTCACAGCGTGACCTGGGGATCGAGCTGTTGGACATGGTTTTGACCAGAAACTATGCGGAGGAGGTCTATCAGCGTTTGATTGCTAAGCAGCGTGAGCTGGAAAGGAATCAGACGGGAGAGACAGGGGCAGGCAGTCGGGAGCATTACGTGAAAGTGACCGACTCGCTCGACCGGTTCTCGTATCTCGTGGACCGTATCGAGCTGGCGAAAGAGACATTGCGCAGCGAAGGGTTCTACGACCCTGATGCCTATCGAGCCAGCCTGTTCATGATCGATAAGTGGTTGGAGCTCGTCTCCTCGGTATATTTCCCGACCCGGCTCACGGTTGTGGATAATCAATTTGGGAATTACTCCATCTATTCTTCGAAAGATCTGATGAGGGTCGTTCGTGACGAAGCGCAGAATCCCTATATCAGTCTCTTTCGCGAGCGATTCATTCCGTCGATCATCAAGAGCCGCCCGGATCTCATCGGAGTTTCGATTACCGCCACCTCCCAGATCATCCCCGGTCTGACTCTGTGCCGCTTGATCAAGGAGGCCGATCCGGATCTTCACCTGACGATCGGTGGCAGCATCTTCACCCGTCTCGTGGACAACATTCGCCGCTGCCCCAGTCTCTTCGAATTGACCGACGATATCGTGGTGTTCGAGGGCGAAACGGCTTTGCTGGAATTGGTGAATCAGCTGGCCGGCAAGAAAGATTACAGCAAAGTTCCCAACCTCATCTATCGGCACAATGGGAAGATTACGGTGAACCAACCGTTCTATTCTGAAAACGTCAATCAGCTCCCCGCGCCGAATTATGACGGATTCCCGCTGGATCGCTATTTGTCGCCGGAGCCGGTGCTGCCGGTCCAGTTTTCGCGGGGCTGTTATTACAAGGATTGCGCGTTCTGCGCGCTGACGCTCGACCACCAGAACTTCAGACAGAAGGATCCGGGACGTACGATCGAGGAACTACAATGGCTGAAGCAGCGCTATGGCGCCCGGCATTTCTTTTTCACCGATGAATGCTTTGCGCTGGCACCGACGAAACGGCTCTGCCAACAGATGATTGACAAGCAGCTCGACATCAAATGGACGTGCGAGATGCGGTTTGAGAAAAATCTCTCCCGCGAGCTGTTGGCGTCGATGCGGGATGCCGGATGCCTGAAAATCGTCTTCGGATTGGAATCTTTCAACCAGCGAATCATGGATTTCATGAAGAAGGGCATCAAGCAAGAATGGGTGCGGCGTGTCGCCGATGACTGTGTGGATCTCGGGATCGCCGTGCATTGCTATATCATCGTCGGATTCCCCACGGAAAAAGAAGAAGAAGCGCTCGAAACCATGAACTTTGTCGTCGAGAATAAGAAACTCCATGGATCATACGGGTTTTCGTGTCAGCCCTGCCTGTTTGATTTGGAAAAGGAAGCTCCTATCATGAGCGACCCCGGTGGATACGGCATTCGACGAATCATGCGGCCGTCGGCGGAAGATTTGAGCCTTGGATTTTTCTACGAAGTGCAAGAGGGCATGACTCCCGACGAAGCGGAGCGGTTGTATCAGTATGTCTATGAAAGGATCAGCGAAGTCGTGTGCGAGCTTCCATTCAACTATGCGATGGCGGACGGGCTGCTCTATATCTCAAGAGCTAAAGAAGGGGCTGAACAGGCACCGCTGGCTGCACGTTGA